One window of Uloborus diversus isolate 005 chromosome 3, Udiv.v.3.1, whole genome shotgun sequence genomic DNA carries:
- the LOC129218226 gene encoding neuropeptide F receptor-like: MEPAARFGGEVPDIDIFSAFDFFAENFTGDRIILAAFGNNTENLTQSSLLKRLQPYMDNRAIDDVALISLLIAYVVLIITGASGNGLVCMAVARKPAMRTARNVFIINLAISDLILCLFTMPFSLVEIMMKFWPLGVLTCKLVAGLQATSIFVSAISIAAIALDRYKVIVYPTQDTCRPFRAVMILSCIWFIALLLSLPLFIFRDVVHIEINLPWVQSVNYCIESWPIEHGRGFYSVFTMVFQYLVPIMIVSTAYFQICRKLQYRMVSKQTTLEERQARDRQRVKKTNILLISIACIFAFSWLPLNILNIVADFFYPFDDTSTFRIVFACCHMAGMSSACSNPLLYGWLNENFRKEFKEIFASCIKSSPSRPPTGNEGTESFVLYTKNQSNRTTNANNQIHADTTVIDGVGVRAVK, translated from the coding sequence ATGGAGCCTGCGGCACGATTTGGAGGGGAGGTTCCTGACATAGACATATTTTCAGCATTTGATTTTTTCGCAGAAAATTTCACAGGAGATCGCATCATTTTAGCAGCATTTGGAAACAACACAGAGAATTTGACTCAAAGTAGTTTACTCAAAAGACTACAACCGTACATGGATAACAGGGCGATTGATGACGTCGCCTTGATATCTCTACTAATCGCTTACGTCGTTCTTATCATAACTGGAGCCAGTGGAAATGGATTAGTCTGCATGGCTGTTGCTCGCAAACCTGCGATGAGAACAGCTCGAAATGTTTTCATAATAAATTTAGCCATATCGGATTTAATTTTGTGCCTGTTTACCATGCCATTTTCTTTGGTGGAGATTATGATGAAATTTTGGCCACTCGGAGTATTAACATGTAAATTAGTTGCAGGATTGCAAGCTACGAGTATTTTTGTAAGTGCAATAAGCATTGCAGCGATAGCATTAGATCGGTACAAGGTTATTGTATACCCAACACAAGACACCTGCCGTCCTTTTCGTGCTGTTATGATTCTTTCATGTATCTGGTTCATTGCCTTATTATTGTCCTtgcctttgtttatttttcgcgATGTCGTGCACATTGAAATTAATTTACCCTGGGTTCAATCTGTAAATTATTGCATCGAAAGCTGGCCAATAGAACATGGTAGGGGGTTCTACTCTGTGTTCACGATGGTGTTTCAGTACTTGGTTCCAATTATGATTGTGAGTACGGCCTACTTTCAAATTTGCCGCAAACTTCAATACAGGATGGTTTCAAAACAAACTACCCTTGAAGAACGGCAAGCTAGAGACAGACAGAGAGTTAAAAAAACCAATATTCTTCTCATTTCTATTGCATGCATTTTTGCTTTTAGCTGGCTTCCACTTAATATTCTGAACATAGTAGCAGACTTCTTTTATCCTTTTGATGATACATCAACGTTTCGTATCGTCTTTGCTTGCTGCCACATGGCAGGTATGAGCTCTGCTTGCTCAAATCCTCTTTTGTACGGATGGCTAAACGAGAAttttagaaaagaatttaaagaaatttttgccTCTTGCATTAAATCCTCCCCATCCCGACCACCTACAGGAAATGAGGGAACTGAATCATTTGTTCTGTATACGAAAAACCAATCCAATCGCACCACTAACGCCAATAATCAAATTCATGCTGATACTACAGTTATTGATGGAGTAGGGGTGAGGGCGGTTAAATGA